One genomic window of Dama dama isolate Ldn47 chromosome 7, ASM3311817v1, whole genome shotgun sequence includes the following:
- the LOC133059777 gene encoding putative olfactory receptor 2B8, whose amino-acid sequence MERANDSAFSGFILLGFSNQPQLETALFVVILIIYFLSCLGNGIIILLSTMDPHLHTPMYFFLSNLSFMDLCLTTCTVPQTLANCKGKDKTITYGGCVTQLFIALGLGGVECVLLSVMAYDRYAAVCRPLHYMVIVHPQLCLQLVVTAWLTGFGNSVIQTALTMTLPLCGKNQVDHFFCEVPVMLKLACTNTSINEAELFAVSVFFLVVPLSLILVSYSHITRAVLKMKSAQGRQKAFGTCGSHLMVVIIFFGTLISMYLQPPSSYSQDVNKSIALFYTLVTPLLNPLIYTLRNKEVKGALRRQMRRILGLRQS is encoded by the coding sequence ATGGAAAGAGCTAACGACAGCGCCTTCTCTGGATTCATTCTCCTGGGCTTCTCCAACCAGCCCCAGCTGGAAACGGCTCTCTTTGTGGTCATCCTGATCATCTACTTCTTGAGCTGTTTAGGCAATGGCATCATTATACTTTTGTCAACGATGGATCCTCACCTCCACACCcctatgtacttcttcctctccaacctctCTTTCATGGATCTTTGTCTGACGACTTGCACTGTCCCTCAGACCCTGGCCAACTGTAAGGGGAAAGACAAGACCATCACCTATGGCGGCTGTGTGACCCAGCTCTTCATTGCCTTGGGACTTGGGGGAGTAGAGTGTGTCCTCCTGTctgtcatggcctatgaccgctatgcaGCTGTGTGCCGTCCCCTCCACTACATGGTGATCGTGCATCCCCAGCTTTGCTTGCAGCTGGTTGTAACTGCTTGGCTTACAGGCTTTGGCAATTCTGTAATCCAGACAGCACTGACCATGACTCTTCCCCTCTGTGGTAAAAACCAAGTGGACCATTTCTTCTGTGAAGTTCCAGTGATGCTGAAACTGGCCTGCACCAACACCTCCATCAATGAGGCTGAACTCTTTGCTGTCAGTGTATTCTTCTTGGTCGTCCCCCTGTCACTCATCTTAGTATCCTACAGTCACATTACCCGTGCAGTCCTGAAGATGAAGTCGGCCCAAGGGAGACAGAAGGCTTTTGGAACCTGTGGTTCTCACCTAATGGTagtgattattttctttgggACACTCATCTCCATGTACCTTCAACCTCCTTCCAGCTATTCACAGGATGTGAACAAAAGCATTGCACTGTTCTATACTCTGGTGACTCCCCTGCTTAATCCCCTGATTTACACGTTGAGAAACAAAGAAGTCAAAGGGGCACTAAGGAGACAAATGAGGAGAATCCTAGGCTTGAGACAGAGTTAA